In the Magnetococcales bacterium genome, GATCAAGAATATGGCCCAGGTCCCACAAGGCTCTGAGCGTCAGTTGTGATCCCATTCATAAGGATTGCTGCTGTTTCTCATCCGTTCCAAAAACAATTGATACTCCTGGTCGGAGATTTGATTGAACAACGGAGCGTAACCCATGTCATCCACGACAATATGTCCAACCAGCCAGTTTTGCAAAAACTTGATGATCCTCTTGGCACCACTGATCTGATCCTGATTGTCCTCCACCAGCCGTTTGAGTTGCAACAGAAGAAATTTGTGAATTTCCTTATGGTTGCTATAATTTTCATCACCAAGCAAAAAGATAAGTTCTTCCTCGAAACGGAAATGCAATTTAACATGTTCAATAAATTCCCGCAAAGCGTGCCGGATACTATGATTGTTCTGTCTGTGCTGAGAAAACAGATCCTTAATGACATTCACGTGCCGCATCAAGTCCATATGCTGCTGATCGATTTCGGCAATGCCAACACTGTATTGACTGCTCCACTGAATTGGCGTGGATAACGGATCGGACATGGCACCTCCTGCAAGCATCGTTGAATCCATGGTTCATTCAAGAGTCGATTCAAAATGGTTTGACCAGACAAGAAGATCAATAGACTCCTTTCGAGTTCAGGAAAACGCCATAATTCAGATCATCATTCAGGATATGACGAACCAGCCATTGTGTGAAGAATCCCTTGAAGTCCGCCTGATGCAAGACGGACGGCTCCTGCAACTGGTGACGATACTCCAAAACCTGCTGCACCAAATGGCGGTGTTTTTCTTGATGGCGTTCCAGATCCGGATAGCCGTACCGTTGCATCAACTGTTCTTCGGCCTTGAAGTGATATTCAGTATAATCAATCAACGACTCGAAGGTACTTTCCAAAGCTTCACGATCTGCGCCATGACGCAGAATTTCCATAATGGCGTTGGCAATTTCGACCAGTTTCTTGTGATGGGTATCCATTTCCAGGAGTTGGATGTTGAAGGCGCTATCCCAACGGAAACTGCCCGACTCTCCACCCCCATGAACCACCATCATGGTACGGGTATGATAGGCCTCAAAAAGTTTCCAACGCACAATGGGGATATTCTGCACCACATGGCTGGGCAATTGAAACAGTTGCACCTCTTCCAGGGCCATGAGTCGGAA is a window encoding:
- a CDS encoding bacteriohemerythrin, whose translation is MSDPLSTPIQWSSQYSVGIAEIDQQHMDLMRHVNVIKDLFSQHRQNNHSIRHALREFIEHVKLHFRFEEELIFLLGDENYSNHKEIHKFLLLQLKRLVEDNQDQISGAKRIIKFLQNWLVGHIVVDDMGYAPLFNQISDQEYQLFLERMRNSSNPYEWDHN